The genomic window GTTGGCCAGGCCGCTGTCTGCCGCACGCTGGGTGGCGCTGCGGCCATCGGTGACAAACAGCACGGCGCCGTTGACCTGGGCTATACGGCCGTCGGCAGTTGGTGCTGTGTCGAAAGGGATAGTGGCTTGGGTCAGGCGCTGGGCCAGGGCCTGCGCGGCGGCGGAATCGCCGCACAGCGTAATGCCGGTGGGTATGGCGCGTGGGCCTTCGGTTTGTGCCGCGGGCTTGGACGCGCCTTCGCGGTAGTCATAAAAACCGCGACCACTTTTCTTGCCCAGGAAGCCGGCATCCAGCAACTCCTTTTGCACCAGAGACGGCAGAAAACGCGGGTCGTTGTAAAAGGCGTTCCACACCGAGCAGGTGACGGCGTAGTTGACGTCGTGGCCAATCATGTCCATCAGCTCAAACGGCCCCATGCGAAAGCCACCGGCCTCGCGCATCACGGCGTCGATGGTGGCACAGTCGGCCGCGCCTTCGGTCAACAGGCGCAGGGCTTCGCCGTAGTAAGGCCGGGCCACGCGGTTGACGATGAAGCCCGGGGTGGATTTGGCATGCACCGCGGTCTTGCCCCAGGCGGTGGCCGTGGCAAACAGCGTGGCGGCCACGGCAGGGTCGGTGGCCAGGCCGGAGACGATTTCAACCAGCGCCATCACCGGCGCCGGGTTGAAGAAGTGCAGGCCGGCCAGGCGCTGGGGGCGTTTAAGCGCCGCGCCAATGGCGGTGACCGAGATGGACGAGGTATTGGTGCCAAAGATGCAGTTCTCACCCACAATGCCTTCCAGCTCGGCATACAGGTTTTGTTTGGCCTGCAGGTTTTCCACAATGGCTTCGATCACCAGGCTGGTACCAGCCAGGTCCGATAGCTGTTGCACCGCCACCAGGTTGCTTCTGGCCTGGGCCGCCCGCTCGGGGCTGAGTTTGCCCTTGTCGGCCAGCTTGCTGATCTGGGCCTGGATGCTGCGGATGGCGTCTGCCGCGGCCCCGGGGCGGTTGTCCAGCAGTTGCACCCGGTGCCCGGCCACTGCCGCCACCTGGGCAATGCCGGCCCCCATGGCACCGGCTCCTATGACGGCAATGGTGGAAGCGGTTGGCAGGGCTGCAGTCACGGTGGGCGTCCTTCGGTATCGGGTGGCGGGCGACGCAATGGTAGCGGGTCTCAGTGCGGCATTCAGGCCAGCGAAGTCTTGTGTGCGTCAACCCGGGGCTGGGCCAGGGCTACACGCCACAGCTGGGTGGCACGGGCCAGAAACACGCCGCTGAATGCGCCGTACAACATACCCAAGCTCAACGCAAAACTGCTGTCATGCACCAGCGCAGGCTGCAACCGTGTGCTGACACCCACGGCGTATTTGGTCAGGAAGATACCCATGAATAGAATCAGCGGCACCACACTGCCAGGCAGCACAAAGGTGCGGCTGGTTGCGTCGTACCGAATCTGGTTTGCACGGGCCGTGGAGCTGTAAAGCGCAAATGCCAGCGCCGCGCCGACCACCCAGGTCAGCAGGGATTGGGGGGTGTCGCCAAAAACCGAGACGACACCGTACAAAGACAGAACCGTCATGGCCAGTGGAACGATGGTGGAGCGGGTCAGGCCCACGGTGCGGGTACGCATCTGGTTGATGCCCAGACACAGCAGGATGCCGAATACGGCGAAAACCCAGTTGGGTGTGTTGGTCAAAATTTGCATCAGCATGGTGTTTCTCCTGGAGGATTGGTGTGGCGTTGGCTGGACTTTGCCAGCGCCACTCCCCATCGAGAACTGCCTTGCGACGTTATCGCCTGTACACGCCGCCAAACGCCCCGGCGCGGCGCGAAATGACGGCTTAGAACCGCACCAGGCTGCGATAGACCAGCTTGGTATTGCCTTCGGCAGGCACGGTGACCTTCCATACTGCGGTATTGCTGGAGCCCTTTGTGTGCGGCAGGCTGCTGGAGAGCACCTGCCAGTCGCCGGGCATGGGTTCCTGCACGGTCACCACCACGGGTTCTTTTTTGGCGTTTTTCAGCACCACCTCGTAAGCGCTCTCAAACACGTAGTTGTATTTGCTGGTGCCGCTGAGTTTTTTGAAGTCGGTCTGTTTCTTGTCGGCGGTCACGTCAAAGGCGTCACCCAGCTTCAGGCGCACGGTTTCGTTTTTGGGGGTGTGGTCCACCCGGTCTTCACCAATGAACTGGGCATTGCCAGCCTTGTCTTTCTTGTAGACGCGGATGATGCCCTTGGGCAGTGGCATGCCCAGTTGGGCGGTCTCCTTGTTGTCGAACTCCACAAACACACCCACCTTCATCTTCTGGCCCAGGTCACCGTGGCTGCTTTGGTAGTAATAGTCATTACCCTTGAGCAGCAGCTCCTTGCGCGCCGGTACGCCAGAGGCGGACAGCAGCGACACCTGCTTGGTCTGGTTCTCGGCAATCGTGGTGGGGCGGGTCAGGGTGTAGAGGTGGTATTCGAAGAGTGACTCTTCCACCATGTCGTTCCTGGCCTTTGCCATGGCGGGAGCGGGGGCAGCCACCGCGCGCATCAGCATCTCCCTCTGGGGTGCGACCTGGTTCACATCCCCCGCCACCAGTTGCAGCTTGGCATTGCGGTAGGTGGCGCCGCTGGTATTGGTTAGCGTGACCCAGCCGGAGATGTCGAGTTTGTCTTCAGCGGCATTGAGCTCAACCACGTAGTCGGCCTTCCAGGCCAGGCCGCCGGTCAGGTAACTCAGCTCCAGGTCTTGCTGCTGGGCGCCGGCATTGTCCAGCGCCATGACCAGGGTGGGGCGGTCGCGCAGGTTGGCGGGTACGTCGCCGTAGATGATGCGCCCAGGGATTCCGGTCTCGATGCGGTCGCCAATCTTCATCACGACACCGCTGTTGGCGGACAACACCTGTGCCTGCTCGGTGGTCTCTTGCCCGGTGGCGACATTGGTGCGGATGATGCTGACATTGCGGCCCACATACTTCTCCAGCAGCTTTTGCGGGGTCAGCAGGTCAAAGTCAAAGTTTTGCTCCAGCACCGAAACGCTGCCCGGCGCCGTGGTGCTGCGCAGCAGTGCGGTCTCGGGCCGCATACGGGCGCTGACATCGCGGAAGGCCAGATTGGACGCACCACGCTTGAGTTGTATCTTGCGCTGGTCTTTGACCAGAGCCAGGTTTTCGTTGTAGATGGTGACGGCCACTTCTTGCTGGTCGGCCAGCGTGCTGCGCTGCTCTTCTGTCTGGGCATGGGCCAAGCTGGTGGCGCCGGCGATGAGGGTCAACGTGAACAGGGAGGCGCGAAGGGGTCTGTGCATAAGGGTTTCAGTCCATGTGGGTAGTGGAGAATAGGGCTCTGACTGTATGCCAAGCCCCGATGCGCTGCAATTGGCTTTGTAACTGCTACAAATATAAGAGCATACTAGTCATATTTCTCGCGGGCTATGGCCATTTTTTGCTTAAGGAGTTGTGTTGGATATTGCATTGCTGATCAAGGCCGCTGTGATGGGTGTTGTGGAGGGCTTTACAGAATTTTTACCAATTTCCAGCACGGGCCACCTGATCCTGGCCGGGGAGCTGATGAATTTTCTGGACCACGACAAGCGCCAGGTGTTTGAAATCTCCATCCAGACCGGTGCCATCTTTGCCGTGATCCTGGTGTATTGGCAAAAAATCCGCAGCACGCTGCTGGCGCTGCCCACCCAGGTGCAGGCCCAGAAATTTGCGTTGAATGTGCTGATTGGTTTCCTGCCGGCCGTGGTGCTGGGCCTGCTGTTTGGCAAAGTCATCAAGGCCCATTTGTTTACCCCGGTGGTGGTGGCCACCACCTTTATCGTGGGTGGTTTCATCATTTTGTGGGCCGAAAAGCGCCAGGCCGCGGGCGGCACCGCGGTGCGGGTGCTGGAAGCCGACGACATGGACTGGAAAGACGCGCTGAAGGTCGGCCTTGTGCAGTGCCTGGCCATGGTGCCGGGCACCAGCCGCAGTGGCGCCACCATCATTGGCGGCATGCTGCTGGGCCTGTCACGCAAGGCGGCGACCGACTTCTCGTTTTACCTGGCCATCCCCACCTTGGTGGGGGCAGGCGTGTACAGCCTGTACAAAGACCGTGCCTTGCTCAGCATGGCCGATGTGCCGCTGTTTGCAGTGGGGCTGGTCATGTCCTTCCTGAGTGCCTGGGTGTGTGTGCGCTGGTTGCTGCGCTTTATTGCCACCCACAGCTTTGTGGGGTTTGCCTATTACCGTATCGCGTTTGGCATCGTGGTGTTGGCCACCGCGTGGACCGGCACGGTGAACTGGGCGGCTTAAGCGCGGTTATTGACCGCCAGCACACCTGCGGGGTCTGGCTGCTTGTTCATGCCGTTGCCCGACAGCGCGGCGACGGCGTGTGAGGATTCGGCGATGAGGTTGCCATTCGCATCGAACTGGCGCAAGGCCTGTACCAGTTGGTTGGTGGTGCTGTAGGACGACGTGCCCGAACCGTTGGCGAGCGGCTTCGCCGATCCGTCGATAGATTCGTACAGATCAAATTGTTTGTTGGCATGGCTTTGCTCAAACGCCGCCATGGCATCGACCAAGCCGAATACCCCCAATTGCATGGGCGTGGGGTCTACG from Rhodoferax sp. AJA081-3 includes these protein-coding regions:
- a CDS encoding DUF4139 domain-containing protein, which produces MHRPLRASLFTLTLIAGATSLAHAQTEEQRSTLADQQEVAVTIYNENLALVKDQRKIQLKRGASNLAFRDVSARMRPETALLRSTTAPGSVSVLEQNFDFDLLTPQKLLEKYVGRNVSIIRTNVATGQETTEQAQVLSANSGVVMKIGDRIETGIPGRIIYGDVPANLRDRPTLVMALDNAGAQQQDLELSYLTGGLAWKADYVVELNAAEDKLDISGWVTLTNTSGATYRNAKLQLVAGDVNQVAPQREMLMRAVAAPAPAMAKARNDMVEESLFEYHLYTLTRPTTIAENQTKQVSLLSASGVPARKELLLKGNDYYYQSSHGDLGQKMKVGVFVEFDNKETAQLGMPLPKGIIRVYKKDKAGNAQFIGEDRVDHTPKNETVRLKLGDAFDVTADKKQTDFKKLSGTSKYNYVFESAYEVVLKNAKKEPVVVTVQEPMPGDWQVLSSSLPHTKGSSNTAVWKVTVPAEGNTKLVYRSLVRF
- a CDS encoding undecaprenyl-diphosphate phosphatase yields the protein MDIALLIKAAVMGVVEGFTEFLPISSTGHLILAGELMNFLDHDKRQVFEISIQTGAIFAVILVYWQKIRSTLLALPTQVQAQKFALNVLIGFLPAVVLGLLFGKVIKAHLFTPVVVATTFIVGGFIILWAEKRQAAGGTAVRVLEADDMDWKDALKVGLVQCLAMVPGTSRSGATIIGGMLLGLSRKAATDFSFYLAIPTLVGAGVYSLYKDRALLSMADVPLFAVGLVMSFLSAWVCVRWLLRFIATHSFVGFAYYRIAFGIVVLATAWTGTVNWAA
- the paaH gene encoding 3-hydroxyacyl-CoA dehydrogenase PaaH, with the protein product MTAALPTASTIAVIGAGAMGAGIAQVAAVAGHRVQLLDNRPGAAADAIRSIQAQISKLADKGKLSPERAAQARSNLVAVQQLSDLAGTSLVIEAIVENLQAKQNLYAELEGIVGENCIFGTNTSSISVTAIGAALKRPQRLAGLHFFNPAPVMALVEIVSGLATDPAVAATLFATATAWGKTAVHAKSTPGFIVNRVARPYYGEALRLLTEGAADCATIDAVMREAGGFRMGPFELMDMIGHDVNYAVTCSVWNAFYNDPRFLPSLVQKELLDAGFLGKKSGRGFYDYREGASKPAAQTEGPRAIPTGITLCGDSAAAQALAQRLTQATIPFDTAPTADGRIAQVNGAVLFVTDGRSATQRAADSGLANVVLVDLALDYATATRLAMTCAAQCSDGAADAAIGLLQAAGLQVSRLADIPGLAVMRTVAMLANEAADAVYQGVCSATAADAAMRLGVNYPKGPLAWADAVGLPTIRTVLTHLGASYGEDRYRLSPLLQRHVFAGKTIHG
- a CDS encoding DUF6622 family protein, with the translated sequence MLMQILTNTPNWVFAVFGILLCLGINQMRTRTVGLTRSTIVPLAMTVLSLYGVVSVFGDTPQSLLTWVVGAALAFALYSSTARANQIRYDATSRTFVLPGSVVPLILFMGIFLTKYAVGVSTRLQPALVHDSSFALSLGMLYGAFSGVFLARATQLWRVALAQPRVDAHKTSLA